In Chlamydiales bacterium, the DNA window AAATGGACGAGGTTGTCGTCGTTTTGAAGTGGCTCGGCATCATCAACAAAATTTCTTAAAATCTAGAATTCATGGGATCAAAGAACTCAATCTTCCTGGATCTCCCATAATTGATTTTACGTTCAGATTATGCTGATCTTAATGTACCCATTTTAGAGCGAATGTTCAACAAGCGTTGCCGAGGTTATGAAGCTGTAGGATATAAAATCCTGCTTCCTGCCAGTGCCACGCCCGGATGGCCCACCCAAGCACCACTCCCAGTTGATCCGGCTTGGAAGAGTGATTATGCAGCAAGTATCAAGCGTTTGATTTGTGATGGTGTGGATATGCCATTGGCCAATCTCTTTGTTCAAATGGCCTCAGTTATGCATGCTGATGCAGAGGGCGTCGATCGAGCTCGAAGTGCCACTGAAGCATTTCTTTATCGTCGTCTTGAAACTTTACCTCAGACC includes these proteins:
- a CDS encoding DUF559 domain-containing protein — protein: MILRSDYADLNVPILERMFNKRCRGYEAVGYKILLPASATPGWPTQAPLPVDPAWKSDYAASIKRLICDGVDMPLANLFVQMASVMHADAEGVDRARSATEAFLYRRLETLPQTAGRFHLNALLSIPFDISSQMEVDLFCADARLAVELDGAQHLADANAYRRDRRKDALLQQNGYLVLRFLSEDVGKHLDDVLDSILRALTHQSALLEGKI